The sequence acTCAGATTATTTCACACACTTATTTAACAAAATGATACAAACCACTTTTCTGTTTCCTTATTCTTTAAGGACATAACCACAGGTTTTAACCGTGTTAAAAAGACAGATTCATTATTTCTGTGAATGCATCAGAATAAACCAAACACTAGATCATCTTTTTGGTGCATTAGTCATGTGGTCCATAAAGAAAACATCTACAAACAGATGTTCTGACCCTCGACCGTCGTCTTCTTTCATCGTCCTGCTATGGTTGAAGGTCATGTGTTTGTCCTCATCCTCAGGTGAAGGAGAATAACTACAGAGGACATGGAGACAGTGTGGACCAGCTCTGTTGGCATCCCACCAACCCGGACCTGTTCGTCACAGCGTCCGGAGACAAAACCATCCGCATATGGGACGTCCGCACCACCAAATGCATCGCCACTGTCAACACCAAAGGTCTGAGCCTTGTTAGGTGTTACTGTCAAACACCCACCGCTCTGGTGCTTTAGTAGAGACTCCACTTAAACAACATAAATATcattatcctcatatcataattagggctgtgtattggctagaatctggcgatacaatacaaatcacaatacgaggatcatgatacaatatatcatgatatatcatgatactgttaaaaaggcaatttttttgtttgtttctttttttgaatgattatttcctggaagaattgaattacaccagaaatctgcacaaatactgaacacatttttatttgatcacaacaggatctaatgctatatcacaaaatgttcatgtgttcaaactgaaattatgttttacagacattacaatttaagatcctgttcaaatgtttatattctattagttcacaactaacatcagaacattatttttgtacaatcccaacaaaggaactaacattatttaataaaacagtgttaaataatgataaataaaatataaacaaaatagaaaaccaaaaatgaacctccacaatatctgcatttgaataaatacttaaaaatattgatacagtactttttaatattgatacagtatcttgaaatatcgtgatatattgcagaaccgatattttcttacagccctaatcataattgccaaagtcatacactggtctcttttccactgaccctcaaattgcgtgaatataagttgtccataaaaatttacctaatggaaaaaggacaatttcgccaacactgtcattttttgattaaaagtttttgcgctggcaagaggtggtttttggatgtagtgaaattggtatatgacacaaaactgtaacggaaagacctttttacgtAACGAGAgtcatgtgaaaaaaaacagatgttgacggacgttacaacaagagaagaagaagtgtttgtgggtatgtgtggacacaccaggaaactgaatcatttagAATTTAgaaggagatagaggggtaatatacaggGTTAGTCAAaaggaatgaactgatttcattgcTCAATATTTGAATAaggaaaaccaacagaaaactgCAGCCCAGTCACTAGTGTTCTACTGACAGTccacttttatttcctgttttctaagtgttcagtgtgtccaccacctgcagcacagacaacaccAGTGCGATAAGAGGATTCCTCCCAGACGTGTATCAGCATTTCACCATCCACTGAGTCCATGCTGTTATTTCATGTTTAAGGTCATCGTGGTCAGTGGGTAGAGGTGGAACATAAACTGATAAAACTCCTCTTTctaatggtcactgactcattccgtAACGATGCTTGAGAAATGAAGCAATGAGTCATGAAatgggttcattctttttgaataaccctgtataataataatgaatatatctgtaaatcaacaccatatttacgttcatgtttatgaaatgacttctggtgtcagctcttgataataaacaaacaaatcatcgcatttgtgatttaatggaaaaaccaacattacacacttctgttttttttttacatttagtcaatatcggtaaagttttgtgtagatgtccaatggaaaagagactactatgtgtccaacagtctgtggtccagttgaatccaggtgtttcttttctaacaggggtctgggatccaaaacaataatgactaatgtcagaatatagttttattttatgggataaatatcagtgcattggttagtttggtttaaattattatctttgtttctaaaatgactcacaaatggtttggactgaatttatatcaacactgttttttttgtttgtttgtttttccctgactctgattttcaatgttcttcctctaaatgtctctaatactTTTCCTGCTctgagtgtaaataataatttccatctactttcatcacatctaactgaggaagaaaaatctaccattaaactagagggaaatattgatgtttctaaactatatggacataaatatgtggacacatcatgtctccagctgtcagatgtcctgttcatgaggatcggacacagaaacatcaatattaataatcaataggatatttatctcataatataaaactatattctgacattagtccttattgttttggatcccagacccctgttagaaaagaaacacctggattcaacgggtccacaaaCTTTATTCCATGTGTGTCTGAGTTAAACAGCTCAGATCTGAGGATAATCATATGTGGTTTCATGATCCATAAAGACGTTTGTGTGAAAATGATCCGATTTGTGAAGCTCCAGTCGAATCCATCCTGAAAATGTTGACGTTGGTTGATGTTGTAATGTGTGTTTCATGGTTTAAAGTCATAGTTGGATCATTCTTCTGTTGGATTCACTCAAACGGTTTCCAACAAAATCACAAACGCAGAAACTGAAAACAACAAAGCAGCACTTttctggttttgttgtttttagttctTTTAAATCAGAGGATTATGGGTAAATTCCTCAGGTTCGTGTATGAGAAGGTTGGTTTTCTGTCTCCAATGAAGCAACAGTAAATGAATCCAAATACTGACGTGTCATAGGAGAGAACATCAACATCTGCTGGAGTCCTGATGGACAGACCATCGCCGTCGGCAACAAAGACGACGTGGTGACGTTCATCGACGCCAAGACACATCGGTCCAAAGCGGAGGAGCAGTTCAAGTTCGAGGTGAACGAGATCTCATGGAACAACGACAACGACATGTTCTTCCTCACCAACGGAAACGGATGCATCAACATCCTGAGGTACAGACccgacccctgacctctgacccctaaacctgaccctaacaccaaccttaaccttaaccctgaccctacaaCTCACAAACACCGTCATCCAATCACAGGAGGCACTCGGTCTGAGCTGCTTCAAAACACACATTCATCTTTTACTGCTGGCTCCACCTTTTCATGTATCTGTGATTCTTAATGTCCCTGAACGCCTCGTGTCTTACATCAGATAGAGGTCAGCTCAGAACGAGGGTGAAGTTAgagttttttattaaaaaaaacagaaccagaatCACCATGTGTTTCCACCGTTTTTATGAAGCAACCAGAAGGTGAAAGTGAAGCTGATGGGTTCGTCTGTGGCTGAAACGTGTCACATGTGGGTTAAAAATGTTCACACCAGAACTTTCGCAGAACTGGGCTCAGCACATGCACCTGGGTTTGACGTAATAATAGACTGTGCGTGGAACCGATTCCACGTACAGACCGGACCGGTTCTGTTCTCAAATGGTCCGGCATGCATGTGGAACTGATCCGTCTAAAAACATTACGAAGACATCACGGAGCCTCGTCGTCAAACTGAGTCCAGGTTCTATTGACGGAACCAGAACACACCAGCTGAAAAAGCTTAGTTCTGTCTGAAATCAGAACAACCTGGAAGAAGACGGTCCAAGTTTCCATTTGTGTAATTCCATGTCTTAGggtgggttctgttggttctgtttgttcttGACACTGTATTGATCTTTAATTCCATGTCTCGGggtgggttctgttggttctgtttgttcttGACACTGTATTGATCTTTAATTCCATGTCTCGGGGTGGGTTCTATTGGTTCTGTTTGTTCTTGACGCTGTATCCGTCTTTCATTCCACGTCTCGGGGTCAGCGCTAACGTTCCGTCCACTCCACCGTCGGGTTCCTGTTCCTTCCAGGTTTGAAGGTTCTATCTGTTTTCTACATGAGGTTCTGTGTGTGAGCCGGAGCGGTCGGTTCTGTGTTTCAGTTACCCGGAGCTGAAGCCCATCCAGTCCATCAACGCCCACCCGTCTAACTGCATCTGCATCAAGTTCGACCCCACGGGGAAGTACTTCGCCACCGGCAGCGCTGATGCCCTGGTCAGTCTGTGGGACGTGGACGAGCTGGTGTGTGTCCGCTGCTTCTCCAGGTTAGTCACACACAAGTGGGTGGAGCCTCTTggggttctgtctgttctgtccggtttgttctgtgggttctgtctgttctgtttgttctatatgttctatggGTTCTGTCTGTTCAGTGGTTTCTGTCTATTTTGTGGGTTCTGCCTGTTCTATATTATCTGTGAGTTCTGTCTGTTCTCTATGTTCTCtctcttctgtttgttctgtaggttctgtctgttctgtctattctgtgggttctgtctgttatgtgggttctctctgatcagtctgttctgtgggttctttctgttctgtatgttctgtcgattctgtgggttctgtctgttctgtgggttctgtatgttctgtggGTTCTGCCTGTTGGTTCATGGCCCGTTCCTGTCCGGTTCTCCCCGTTTCAGGCTGGACTGGCCCGTGCGGACGCTGAGCTTCAGC is a genomic window of Sphaeramia orbicularis chromosome 10, fSphaOr1.1, whole genome shotgun sequence containing:
- the thoc3 gene encoding THO complex subunit 3 is translated as MASPYFQEMQESFRNNSKSREFPAHTAKVHSVAWSCDGRRLASGSFDKTASVFILEKDRLVKENNYRGHGDSVDQLCWHPTNPDLFVTASGDKTIRIWDVRTTKCIATVNTKGENINICWSPDGQTIAVGNKDDVVTFIDAKTHRSKAEEQFKFEVNEISWNNDNDMFFLTNGNGCINILSYPELKPIQSINAHPSNCICIKFDPTGKYFATGSADALVSLWDVDELVCVRCFSRLDWPVRTLSFSHDGRMLASASEDHFIDIAEVETGEKLWEVQCDSPTFTVAWHPKRPLLAYACDDKDGKYDNNREAGTVKLFGLPNDS